One Pseudorasbora parva isolate DD20220531a chromosome 8, ASM2467924v1, whole genome shotgun sequence DNA window includes the following coding sequences:
- the LOC137084484 gene encoding C3a anaphylatoxin chemotactic receptor-like, which yields MNGDRTATTTFGFHNVTRFATDNSTVQREIYIICINLAMSAVGLIGNGLVIFVTGYKMKTTVNSTWFLNLACADFICNLFLIIRNILEVCKGVFVNFKGIFLHFMMYQNSFASILLLTTISMDRCLCAWLVVWARNNRTLFKARIICMIVWVVSIVCCIPYYKFLVHYKFIVGFLIPFLIIVSSYIAIGVRVKRLQKENQLRSYRVIVAVVLAFFICWLPYHVHKFMCISAVENQWSKSSKDVLLKTADIVDYLVYLNSCLNPILYVFICDEYKKKLKQSLLLVLETAFAEDHLDIKVSKQTKVSTISMPARCLDNQTNV from the exons atgaacggagatcgtacgg CAACCACTACTTTTGGATTTCATAATGTGACCAGATTCGCTACGGACAATTCTACAGTGCAGAGAGAGATCTACATAATATGTATTAACCTTGCCATGTCTGCTGTAGGTCTCATTGGAAACGGTCTTGTCATATTTGTCACTGGTTACAAAATGAAGACGACAGTCAACTCCACTTGGTTCCTCAACTTGGCTTGTGCAGACTTCATCTGCAACTTATTTCTAATCATAAGGAACATTTTAGAAGTATGCAAAGGGGTCTTTGTTAACTTCAAGGGCATTTTTCTCCATTTCATGATGTACCAAAACTCATTTGCTAGCATTTTGCTGCTGACGACTATCAGTATGGATAGATGCCTGTGCGCATGGCTGGTCGTGTGGGCTCGCAATAATCGAACACTATTCAAAGCCAGAATCATCTGCATGATTGTGTGGGTTGTATCCATCGTCTGCTGCATCCCT TACTACAAGTTTCTAGTCCATTACAAGTTCATAGTGGGCTTTCTCATCCCCTTCCTGATCATTGTATCTTCATATATAGCTATCGGCGTGCGAGTCAAACGTCTCCAAAAGGAGAATCAGCTCAGGTCATACCGGGTCATTGTAGCAGTGGTCCTGGCCTTTTTTATATGCTGGCTTCCTTATCATGTCCACAAATTTATGTGCATAAGTGCAGTGGAGAACCAGTGGAGTAAGTCTTCTAAAGATGTCTTGTTAAAAACAGCAGATATAGTTGACTATCTGGTTTATCTAAACAGTTGTCTGAACCCCATTCTCTATGTGTTCATCTGTGATGAATATAAGAAGAAGCTTAAACAGTCTCTGCTGCTGGTGCTGGAGACGGCGTTTGCTGAAGATCATCTGGACATCAAAGTCTCAAAGCAAACAAAAGTTTCCACCATCTCAATGCCTGCCAGATGCCTGGATAACCAAACAAATGTTTAA